The following nucleotide sequence is from Salvia splendens isolate huo1 chromosome 2, SspV2, whole genome shotgun sequence.
AATCACGGGCCGGGTTCGGGCTCTTTAACTAACCCGGCCTACTACccttcatatttataatattggCGCTCACAATTTTCAATCCGCCGGCGCCAATTTCACAACTGCGCATTCGAGAGAgaagagattgaagagagagaaaacgaaGTGAGCATATCTGTCCATCTCAGAGAGAAGAAACCAATGGCCGACGCTTGTGGTCCGCTTGATTTTGAGTTTGAAGAGCCGATTCAGTTTTCCCCTGCTCCACCGAAGAAAAGGTATAACCACTTTCCCCCATATTTCTCTCGTTTATACTCTCCCCGTTGCTTGATTTTGGTGCTCTACTACCATCTCGATCTCTGTGTGTGTTTACGAGTAGATTACTAATTGTTGGTGACAAAATTGTAACTAGAACTTGATCGCCGCGTTTTATTGTAAAATTAGGTTTTATTAGGCACACACATTGATATTATAATAAAGTACTATAAAATGGGGAGAATGCTTCCTTTGGTTAATTTTGTTCAGATTATgactaaaattttaatagttCCGTGCAGGTTGCTAATCTTTTCAGTGGACACTATTGTATCTAACTGATTTGTATTTACTACACGAGAAGTTGATTATCACAAAATTTTATTGAATCACCTTATAAATAGGTGTGTTGTTATTGCTGATAGTGAGCTTGCACACTTTTCAGAGTATTGTCGTAATTCACCATGTTAAGATGAGAATGAATAGCTCAGGTAACATTGGACTGATTATTAATGAGTAATTAATTCCAACAGTGATATTTACTTCACCAATGTGTTCAAGTGTTTTTAGATTTTCAATCTTTATGGGTTATGGCAATCTGGTTTTCAGAAGGATTTCTAGTTGCTGTTTCATTTTTACACTTATGTACGCATATAATTTTTCTGATAGTGTAATTCTTCTTATATTGTAGGAAGAAACTTATTGGGCTGGATGATCTCTTGCATGATATTCAGAAAGAGCAAAAGAGACTTGAtgagaaaaaaatcaaacaaaagaaGATACAAAAGGCTTTTGATGCAGAAGATAATGATGAGGATGCTGAAGCGGCACTACTGTCAGAATGTGTTGACAAATGCGAGAAAGAGGCAtgctcttttctttttattctgTATGCGACTTtccgtatatttattttttctgtaGAGTAGTTGCCTTCCCCCCCCCCCTCTTTTGATAGAAAAAGTAACTGTAGATACATCAAATAAATGGTGATGAACAAATGCCCTACTGGGGAATACAAGTTTTTGGAGATCAGGTACATTTTTAACATGTCTGGTCCTTATCTCCTGCTCCTAGATATTAATTTGCCTCTTATGTGATTTGAACATGTTTTTTAATAAGACTATATATTCTTGTCTAACTTGAAGGAGAAGTTGCCTCAGCTGGAGCATCCAGAACTGAAGAGCACTGGTCTCATGCAGTTATTTATGGATAAGAAGATCAGTCCGTTGCTGGATTTAAACTTTGAGAAAGGTTTTACTTTCTTATCTTTTCATGAGCGAGGAAGACTTGGACCTCTGATTTTGCACTAGTTTcagtaaaatcctaaaattattAACATGCAATGAAGTTTTCTTTTGTATTAAACCTTTTAAACTCAGTTATCTATCCCTTAAATCTGTTGTAGGTGAAGATTTCCTTGAAGGATTGTTGGCGGATGGCTGGTTACTGCACCTTGTGCGTGCCTTTGGCTGTGTTGACAAATCTATTGCAACATGGACATTTAACTTAAGTAAGTGTCATGCCAAATATAATAATGTAACAAAATGTGTTTATGAATTTCTCTCATGCTCTTTTATCATGATTTTCCAGTGTTATATTCATCAAATATGAGGTTGATGCAAGCTTCCTGTGACTTCTGGTCTGCTATATTCTCAAATAGGGATAAGGTTCTTGCTTGGTTTCGACACATGCATTAATCATATCTAATGATATAATCTCTTTCAGGTTCTAATCTTCTGGTTTGTTTACCTTTTATGATCTTAAGCAGTCAGATACTTGTAATATCAAGATTGACTGGTTACCTAGTTATTCAGATCTGAAGAGAGCTCTCCAAACATATGGcttttcttttgatttattttctaagTCTTCAGCAGACATTGAGATGGTTTCTTCTGGTAAGCATTTCAATGCATTTAAAGTCTGAAATTTCAAGCATGGACACTACCCTcacttctcttttccttttgctacTAAGACttgaaaatgtatttttagTGGTAATTATTTATGTGCATTATGTTGAGAATTCATATCAGTAGACTAGTAATTGTATTCAAGCTGTTGACACCTCTTTCCAATCTTTATATAGATTCTGTAATAGCAGGACCACCACAAAACATTCAATGTTGGATAaagtttgttggtttctgttgcCAATCAAGGTATGTACGTATGATGTTGCTACTTGCTAGATGAGATATCATGCTTTCTTGAGTCAATTTTAGTCTTTTTGATGTCTGATTACATTTCTTTTTGATGAAATATTACGTAAATAATGAACCTCTATCTCACATATACTACGAATAAACATGTATTTGCAGGGATGCTGATATAATTGCCTCAACTCAAGAAGTACAAGAATTGCTGGTTATAATTATCTCACTCTTTCTAGATCGACAACTTGTAGGACTAGCTGTTATATTGCATGAGACCTTGCACTCATTACTTAATTCCTTCAAAGAGGAGGAGTGGCCCAACTGCTGTGATAACATATCAAAATCTGTAGCGTCAAggttatttcctttttagacAGCCACTTTACACTACATTAAATATGCGAGTCACTAACCTTTACACTACACTAAATATGTGAATGCCAGAAAGTCCTGTAAACAGTCTTTTTGTGATGACCGTGTTATCACAAAATGTGGAGTTATCATTTTCTTACCCGCACTCACCCTGAATAATGTGATGACCGTGTTGTAGATTGCCTTGCAATATAAATTGTTTAAGAGTGGTGGAGAATATTGGGGGAGACAATGAGAGAAGTAAGCAGCTTCGAAGTGCAGTTGCACTACGATTTCTTGCAGCAATTTTAAAAAAGAAGGTAGCTACCCTTGATCCTTTGTGGTAATTCTAGTTTATTCTCTGGAAGTGAACATCGAGATTCATCTTGTTGCTTCTTTTCCGATATATGCTAGACATCTGCTCTTATACAACAACAAAAGTATTGTCATACCTAAGATGACCCATTACAGAAAATAGAAAcccttttatctctactttattctctctctcttattttattcttcccacctaacacaaaataaattacataaaatcccgtgccccaaggaaggggtcatcttccttgggagggagggagggagggagggagtaacTAGCCACTGGGAGAACATTGATTATTCATGACAGAGCATTTAATAGATTATGGTTGTGTGCTTAACTGCTTATTCTTTAAGTCAGCAACCTCAAAAAATGACGTTTATATCTGCAGGTAAGTAACACAGCGATGATCCTAAGATCGCTAACTGCTATGAATGTAAAAGACAAGAACTGCGATCTCTTCCAAATGTATATATGCTTGAGTCTGGCGGAGAACTGGATAAGCTTTGACACCCTGTCAAAAGACAAAGCAGCAATACACGAATTATGGTTCACTTGTCTCCGTAATTGCTCTTCTGGGATCTCTATCACCGATTTGAGGTCATATGCTTCAAACGTAAGCAGCAGAtacatcttcttttctttcatatctaaaaatataatttcattcAAGTTATTCTCCCGCTATGCAGGTCCGCAGCAAAGCTTCGTATCTTCTTCAAAGCAGCGCGAGTAAGTGATTCGTCTCTTCTTACACGGTGAACTTGCATTGTgtcttgtgattattttgcaACTCTGCTgcttaaaatattgttagtgttAGATCTATTATTAGTGTAAAAAGCTTTTATCATTTCAAAAGTTGTGTTCACTACAAACATGGCTAAAGATTGTAGTGTTTTGCTTAAATTAACTACTTAATTGAGAAATGTGATGCGTTTGAGTTTTAGGCTTTCAGCCAAATATTATcagcatatttttattttaaattcttgctatgcattttctttatttgtaaatttgttATGAAAAATTAAGAGA
It contains:
- the LOC121792981 gene encoding uncharacterized protein LOC121792981 isoform X4 translates to MADACGPLDFEFEEPIQFSPAPPKKRKKLIGLDDLLHDIQKEQKRLDEKKIKQKKIQKAFDAEDNDEDAEAALLSECVDKCEKEIHQINGDEQMPYWGIQVFGDQEKLPQLEHPELKSTGLMQLFMDKKISPLLDLNFEKGEDFLEGLLADGWLLHLVRAFGCVDKSIATWTFNLMLYSSNMRLMQASCDFWSAIFSNRDKQSDTCNIKIDWLPSYSDLKRALQTYGFSFDLFSKSSADIEMVSSGPPQNIQCWIKFVGFCCQSRDADIIASTQEVQELLVIIISLFLDRQLVGLAVILHETLHSLLNSFKEEEWPNCCDNISKSVASRLPCNINCLRVVENIGGDNERSKQLRSAVALRFLAAILKKKVSNTAMILRSLTAMNVKDKNCDLFQMYICLSLAENWISFDTLSKDKAAIHELWFTCLRNCSSGISITDLRSYASNVRSKASYLLQSSASK
- the LOC121792981 gene encoding uncharacterized protein LOC121792981 isoform X5, whose product is MADACGPLDFEFEEPIQFSPAPPKKRKKLIGLDDLLHDIQKEQKRLDEKKIKQKKIQKAFDAEDNDEDAEAALLSECVDKCEKEEKLPQLEHPELKSTGLMQLFMDKKISPLLDLNFEKGEDFLEGLLADGWLLHLVRAFGCVDKSIATWTFNLMLYSSNMRLMQASCDFWSAIFSNRDKQSDTCNIKIDWLPSYSDLKRALQTYGFSFDLFSKSSADIEMVSSDSVIAGPPQNIQCWIKFVGFCCQSRDADIIASTQEVQELLVIIISLFLDRQLVGLAVILHETLHSLLNSFKEEEWPNCCDNISKSVASRLPCNINCLRVVENIGGDNERSKQLRSAVALRFLAAILKKKVSNTAMILRSLTAMNVKDKNCDLFQMYICLSLAENWISFDTLSKDKAAIHELWFTCLRNCSSGISITDLRSYASNVRSKASYLLQSSASK
- the LOC121792981 gene encoding uncharacterized protein LOC121792981 isoform X2 — translated: MADACGPLDFEFEEPIQFSPAPPKKRKKLIGLDDLLHDIQKEQKRLDEKKIKQKKIQKAFDAEDNDEDAEAALLSECVDKCEKEIHQINGDEQMPYWGIQVFGDQEKLPQLEHPELKSTGLMQLFMDKKISPLLDLNFEKGEDFLEGLLADGWLLHLVRAFGCVDKSIATWTFNLMLYSSNMRLMQASCDFWSAIFSNRDKSDTCNIKIDWLPSYSDLKRALQTYGFSFDLFSKSSADIEMVSSDSVIAGPPQNIQCWIKFVGFCCQSRDADIIASTQEVQELLVIIISLFLDRQLVGLAVILHETLHSLLNSFKEEEWPNCCDNISKSVASRLPCNINCLRVVENIGGDNERSKQLRSAVALRFLAAILKKKVSNTAMILRSLTAMNVKDKNCDLFQMYICLSLAENWISFDTLSKDKAAIHELWFTCLRNCSSGISITDLRSYASNVRSKASYLLQSSASK
- the LOC121792981 gene encoding uncharacterized protein LOC121792981 isoform X1, translated to MADACGPLDFEFEEPIQFSPAPPKKRKKLIGLDDLLHDIQKEQKRLDEKKIKQKKIQKAFDAEDNDEDAEAALLSECVDKCEKEIHQINGDEQMPYWGIQVFGDQEKLPQLEHPELKSTGLMQLFMDKKISPLLDLNFEKGEDFLEGLLADGWLLHLVRAFGCVDKSIATWTFNLMLYSSNMRLMQASCDFWSAIFSNRDKQSDTCNIKIDWLPSYSDLKRALQTYGFSFDLFSKSSADIEMVSSDSVIAGPPQNIQCWIKFVGFCCQSRDADIIASTQEVQELLVIIISLFLDRQLVGLAVILHETLHSLLNSFKEEEWPNCCDNISKSVASRLPCNINCLRVVENIGGDNERSKQLRSAVALRFLAAILKKKVSNTAMILRSLTAMNVKDKNCDLFQMYICLSLAENWISFDTLSKDKAAIHELWFTCLRNCSSGISITDLRSYASNVRSKASYLLQSSASK
- the LOC121792981 gene encoding uncharacterized protein LOC121792981 isoform X3 encodes the protein MADACGPLDFEFEEPIQFSPAPPKKRKKLIGLDDLLHDIQKEQKRLDEKKIKQKKIQKAFDAEDNDEDAEAALLSECVDKCEKEIHQINGDEQMPYWGIQVFGDQEKLPQLEHPELKSTGLMQLFMDKKISPLLDLNFEKGEDFLEGLLADGWLLHLVRAFGCVDKSIATWTFNLMLYSSNMRLMQASCDFWSAIFSNRDKQSDTCNIKIDWLPSYSDLKRALQTYGFSFDLFSKSSADIEMVSSAGPPQNIQCWIKFVGFCCQSRDADIIASTQEVQELLVIIISLFLDRQLVGLAVILHETLHSLLNSFKEEEWPNCCDNISKSVASRLPCNINCLRVVENIGGDNERSKQLRSAVALRFLAAILKKKVSNTAMILRSLTAMNVKDKNCDLFQMYICLSLAENWISFDTLSKDKAAIHELWFTCLRNCSSGISITDLRSYASNVRSKASYLLQSSASK